In Thermococcus sp. MV5, the genomic window AAAATTCTTCGAGTATACACTCAACAATAAGCCGATTAAAGTTTTTGAAATTAGTGAAGACGATGCAAGAGAAGGAAAATTCAATAGACCCCTTTATGAAAAGTTTGATCCTGATAGACGAATAATTTTACTCAAAAACAAGGACAACTACGGCTTTGCTGGTGGGAATAATGTTGGCATAAAATTTGCTTTGAGTGTTTTGAATTCTGATTACATTTTACTATTGAATAATGACACAGTAGTGGATAGAAGATTTTTAGATGAATTAGTTAAAGTTGCAGAAAGTGATGATAGAATAGGGATTGTAGGATCAAAAATTTACTACTACAATTTTAATGGCAGAATTGACATTATCCAGTTTGGGGGACAAAGGCTAAATATGTTCAGTGGAGTGGGAAAAGTACTATATAAAAACTGGATAGACAATAATATCAATGGTGTTATTGAGAGTGATGTAATTAATGGAGCTAGCATGCTCATTTCAAGGAAGGTATTTGATGAAATAGGCTTGTTCTATGAGCCGTATTTTTTGTATTTCGAAGAAACAGATTTTTGTGTACGTGCTAAAAGAAGTGGATATAAATCAGTTGTATGTATGGGTTCTAGAGTATGGCATAAAGTGGGGGCATCCACTGGAGGTAATATTACGTCAGTTAGTTTTTATTATTTTATAAAAAATAGATTTAGATTCCTAAAGAGGACATTAAACCCGCTTCCTCTAACAATTGCTACTATATATCTTTTTCTCATTAGGCTTTGGGTCGATTTAGTATACTCCCTTAATAAAAGTGCACAGAAGAAAAGGATGCTGATTTTATTTTTAAGGGGACTTCACGAAGGTATAGAAGTGTTATTCAAGGAGAAGAGACTTGAACAGCCAGAGCTGTAAATTTTATTGTACATAATACCTTTTTCTATAAAGGCTACAGCAAGTTTCTAAAAGCAAAGAGCTACAATAAAGGGAATACTAGACGGAATGAGGTTGTATAAAGGTATAAGTTAGATTTTATGATTTTACGTTACTTTATATACCTCAACCATTCCATTATTATACACTTTCGA contains:
- a CDS encoding glycosyltransferase family 2 protein, with the protein product MRYPRVSIIILNWNGWRDTVECLESLYRITYPNYDVIVVDNGSKDDSIEKIKEYAEGKLKVNSKFFEYTLNNKPIKVFEISEDDAREGKFNRPLYEKFDPDRRIILLKNKDNYGFAGGNNVGIKFALSVLNSDYILLLNNDTVVDRRFLDELVKVAESDDRIGIVGSKIYYYNFNGRIDIIQFGGQRLNMFSGVGKVLYKNWIDNNINGVIESDVINGASMLISRKVFDEIGLFYEPYFLYFEETDFCVRAKRSGYKSVVCMGSRVWHKVGASTGGNITSVSFYYFIKNRFRFLKRTLNPLPLTIATIYLFLIRLWVDLVYSLNKSAQKKRMLILFLRGLHEGIEVLFKEKRLEQPEL